A region of the Culex quinquefasciatus strain JHB chromosome 1, VPISU_Cqui_1.0_pri_paternal, whole genome shotgun sequence genome:
gctggtctacgacactgccgatggacaaaaaccgttgttgttaccgcgggagttccacagggatccattctgggttcagcactgtggaatggaatgtatgacggagtgttgacactgggactacccaacggcgtagagattgtgggctttgcagacgacatagtgctgacggtaaccggcgaaaatgtcgaggaggtcgaagtgctggctatggaggcaaccgcaatgatcgagaactggatgctcgaggtgaagctgcggatcgctcaccacaagacggagatggtgctggttagtaaccacaagaaggtgcagcaggcccaaattcacgttggagaacacgtcgtgcactcgaagagagcgctcaagtacctcggggtgatggtggatgaccggctgaacttcaacagccacgtcgattacgcctgcgagaaggcggctaaggcgatcatggcactgtcgaggatgatgccgaacaacgctggacccaggagcagtaggcgccgcctcttggcaagtgtcgcgacgtccatacttaggtacggcggaccggtatggtggacggcgctggggacgaagcgaaatcgagcgctgctcgacagaacgcagagactgatggccatgcgggttgcaagcgcgtacaggaccatttcgtcggaagcagttggcgtcatagccggaatgatccccatcggcatcacactggaggaggacaccgtgcgctacacccggagaggcacgagaggtatccgggaagctgcgagagccgaatcgctggcaaggtggcaacgtgagtgggacaccacggagaaaggcagatggacgcatcggcttatcccgtccgtatccacgtgggtgagcagaaggcatggagaggtcaccttccacctcacacagttcctgtcgggccatggctgcttcaggaagtacctgcacaggtttggacatgcagagtctcctctctgtccggactgcgtcgattgcgaggaaacaccggagcacgtggtgttcgcctgccctcgcttcgaggcagcgcgaagcgaaatgctggccattatcggagcggacaccagcccggataatgtggtgcgaagaatgtgcagcgacatcgccaagtggaatgcggtcgtcggagcggtgacgcagatcacttcggctctccagcggaaatggagagacgatcagaggaggaacgactaggagcctagtcgaaaacccacgagtgtggctgtgaaggagagcacgttatgatggtcggctctaccaaatcggtacacgtctcgatggtcacaggagtcgagaacccacgagtgtggctgtgaaggagagcacgttatgacggttggctctaccaaatcggtacacgtctcgatggtccaaggagagggctgcatatgactagccgatcaaaagcaacgcgattcttgggcgcggttaaaccctcgcatggactcatatgtatgtaggacaggaaatggttctagcacccggcatggatcctgtaagtagactagtgcagaaaatgcaacgcctccccccgaagttataccgaaaggtggtcccggggggaaaagggcacggcgttcaaggactggtttagtgggtcgggaaaactcttttgttttcccaaccccacactacctgagaaatgaattctcaggtgtctgatagcagattccgaccttgtaaaaaaaaaaaaaaaaacacacacacacacacacgtgaaccgtggggacaggtgagggtccctgcggagcttagctgccagctaccgggcgggttgcagtaggcggatagctgtcggcgattgcatacattcattgcatcgcccacggaccagcagcgggaggatgtctaggacgtggcggaattgaacaagggcactgtttaatttcttcgaaaaaaaaccacatgggtccgtaaacacctctgtcaagcgatcgaacgccgctataagtgttttagcccaaaacctcaccaaaccccgaatccaagatgtgacgcgacccgtgtcgagggatgcatggctgggggggttcaacaaattcccagtcgataacggagcctgtggggcgaaccccacacgtaatttgcccttactgcgtcacggcagggcactggcgcagcggaccgtatttccctatcgactcgtgggattcaaaatgaagacaagtgaaacaaaccaacaaaagggtcccgatgcgccccaagcatcggaaaacacggaggtagaagaggacgcaaacgttgaaatggcaggaggcgagtcaaacggcggcgacacagcaggcggagtggcgagcgcgttccgtggaagcgggaaggtgttgagatccccagtgttgaaccaggcggctgcttcgagtcagcagataggagtaattggagaggagactcccaagtcatccttgttgaacttcgccggcagtacccctcaggacggagtcctgctTGGAAGGACCGCGTTGCAGGAGGTCAGAAGGAGGGTCAACAAACTCTTcgatttcatcaaggacaaaaacaacgtccacaccagaatcaagcagatggtgaatggagtcaaggcagccatgaatgccgcagagcgcgaaaacaactcgctggtggtgacgcggaattcactgaagctcagagctgaaagagccgaagaaacgctgaatgcaaaactggaggaggaagcgctacgggagaaagaaccgaaaacgccgcccggcccaagctctaaaagggacagggaaacgcctggagaggaggaggacgcaaagaagcagaagcagggaatggagacagtccggacccagcgaaggagccagaaccaaccccagggaaggagaaggaatgggagaaggtcaagaaaaataagcggaagaaaaagggaagcagaacgaggacacccaaaacccaagtttcgcaggagcgtaacaaaggcgaggcattggtggtcgaggtgaaggaaggtgtttcgtacgcagacctcctccggaaagtacgaaccgatccggaactcaaggagcttggcgagaacgtggttaaaaccaggcgcacccaaaccggagcgatgctttttgagctgaagaaggatcccgcggtcaagagcttagcttttaagtccctcgtcgagaaagccgtaggctacgagtcgaaggtaagagcgctatcgccggagacaacgatcgagtgcaggaacctggacgagatcacgacggaggaagagctagaagatgcgctgatcgttcttctggatgaccgtacgacaccgatggcaatccggttgaggaaagcctacggtggcacgcaaattgcgtcgatccgactatcgacgccttcggcgtctaagctgctggaaaccggcaaggtcaaagtagggtggtcggtgtgcccgctgaggcctgttcctcgagtgacccagcagatgacgaggtgtttccgctgtattggtttcggccaccaggcgagaaattgcgacggtcccgatcgaaccaacagttgcagaaggtgtggtagagaaggccacatggcaagagactgcaaaaatcagccgaagtgcgtgctctgtaaagaaggcgacggcaatagccatgcgacgggtggctttaattgcccggtgtacaagaagctggcctcgggcaaaagtaatggaggtgtcccaggtgaacctcaatcactgtgacactgcacagcaactgctgtggcagtcgaccgcggagacggggtgtgacgtggcaattattgcagaaccgtaccgagttccacacgacaacggaaactgggccgcggatacagcaagaatggcggcgatacacgtgatggggcggtaccccatacaggaagtggtctcgagggcgtttgaaggatacgtgatcgccaaagtaaacggaaccttcttctgtagctgctatgctcccccaagatggaccttggagcagtttcagcagatgctggatagtctgaccgatgaactgatcggacgaagcccgatcgttatcggaggtgacttcaacgcgtgggcggtcgagtggggtagcagatgcaccaatgctagggggcATAGCAAGGGGGTTGACACTCGGTCATTCTGGAATAATTCCGGGTTAATTCTGGAATGACTGGAATGACGAGGATGATTCTGGCAAAAATGAGCAAGTGCAGATAACAGTGTGGCTGTCATAATATTTATCTTTcagaatcaaaacatttgttggtgCTGGGTGCTTTGGAAGGGGAGTCTGCGGTTGTTCTGTGGACCGTGCCGTTTAGATCCGGAGAAACGACTGGACTGACATATTTTGGCCTACACTAGTGTCTGACTGAGCGAACCGACCCGAAAACAATCCGGGTATTGGCCACGAGGTTAGCAGGATCGGCGAACGAGAGTTGGAGTTTGAGGAGGAGTCAGTTTTGCCGACGTGTGTATTGATCGGTATTGGATTCTTGGCGGAGGGCGCACTCTTGACAGGTTCCTGCCACGGTTCTTCAAGGAGGTGTTAGATGATAGAGTGAAATATATTCTTCCGGACAAAACCCGCCTTCTGGTGGCCACGCTGGATCTGTACTTTCTGTAGATTGCGGGACGCAGTTCAGGAGAAAATAAAGAATGAAGAATTTTATCTGCTGAGTCCTTGGCTGAGTCTCTTCAGTGGGTTTAAACAGAGTCTGCTCAGTTTCGCGAACAGGAAATACAGTTGCAGAGGGTCAGGAAAGATTTGACGGCGGCGGAGGCAGGAGTAGGGAGCGAGACAGGGCCAACTCGTACAACAGGCGGATGTTCAGCTGTTTTTGTGGAGGGTGGTGGGGAGAATGAATTAGCGGCAGTAGCCGGAGATCTTCTGGCCGAATTCTCCCAGACTTTTCCCAAGTTTCTGCCTTTAGTTGAGTTCGGTTATGTGGTTACATTATTTTAGGTCAGATCAgattaggtcagattttaactAGTTATTGTGGACGACTTGGGCAAGATTTTGAGCGTATATCTTGGCTAGGTTCCGGCGTATTTCGGGGGCACATTTTcttctaatttttgttttggatttattttttattttttattttagatatTTACAAGTATGAAGCTTAATCACATGATTTTAGAATTACATCAAACTGAATTGGGAGTTATTGCGATTGCTGGGTTTTCCTGCGTGATGGTGCGACTGCGATGAAAATGTTCCACCAACTTATACTGGGAAGTTGCAGAAGGTTCCAAATCAGTTTGAAGGGTCCGGGACTGAGTCAGGTTTCCAGAACGGTGTTCAGCTTCAGAACAAGAACGGAATGGTTGACTCCCATTTCGTTGCGACCTACGGACCGGATACTCCAAACCAGCTGGCTTCTTGATGGCTTCCTTGTAGAGGGTGAGCGAGGGGGGCGTTGAATCGGAATGCAGCTTCCTCACCAACTAACGCGTCGACTGCTACCTGAGGGGAATTTCACGCGGCTGATTGTATTAGAGCTTGGGCATTGCCAACGCCGTACCGGCTTCGCCAAGTTAGGCTTATCCAGATCATGCAGTCGGTTATCAGTTTCAGGTAGTACACGAGCCGGTTGGACTCTCAGTGCGGCCTGGCGATCTCGGAATGGTAGTGCTGCAGCAGGGTCGTCGTTCGGAGAAGGGGAACGCAAGGCCGCTGCAAATGCTTCTCCAGGGTGAGCTTCGTGCAGGGCAATGTTCCACTGCTGCCGTTCGCGGTGGACTCGCCGTCACCGTCTGTCGCTGTGATCGATCATGGGGCACTTTCGATGCAGGTTTGTGCATAGCAGGTTGAGGTTGACCTTGAGGATTCTGATAGAGTAGGCTGAAAAAAGAGGGTGATAATCAATATCAAGAATATCCAGCTAATTCTGAGATGTACTACTAACAAACTTACTTTGATCCAAATGCAGCGCACACATGTCGTTCAGCAGGTTCGGAGGTTGTACCGAACCGGCGGCCGTCGCCAATCCTGAACTGCTGGTTTCCTCTTTCAGCCATATTCACCCACATTCGGAGATTCGTCGTTGAACGTGGGCAGGGGGACGATGCGGTCATATTTGGGGTTGTAGCGTGGGGAGCCTCCTCGTTGAATAACTTGGGAGGTTCATGGAGGCGTGGAGATGGCCAAGGAGAAGAGGGATTGGATAGTGACTGGTATTTTTCGTGTTGTTCCGGTACGTGTTCCGTACCAACGGCGGACGAGTGGTCTGCCTACCGGCTCTACCATCTGTCGTTCATCAGGGCATCCAGGAAATCAACATCGCGAGAGCTGTCTGCGATTTGCGACTTGCTCTTCTGAGGACAATCGCGCGGCTgttggggtgaatcgggatcATGTGCTCCGGGCGGGTCTTCTCTCACGTGTTTCTGGTCAATCGCTAATCGAGCTCTGTAAATAGAGATTTTATGAAAGAACCATGAAATATCAACGACCAACTTCTGTTCACCCATTGATTCTCACATTCCACGCAATGTTTGTTCGTATATCACCGTCGGCCGTCGTCCGTCAATGTCTGTCCTGCACTTCGACGGTCTTGATCTGCGTCTTGGGCCGAGCCTTGCCGCCTTCCTCGCGTCTTCGACTGGCTAAGATATTCCGGCCAGTTCTTGCCCGTGTTTCCCTCCTCGTGTATGAGCTGGTACGATGGCCACTTTGCTGCCGGGCTTCAGCTTCTGGCTGAGTTCTTCGAAGTCATTCACACTCTTGAGTGTCTTCAGATGATCATAGACGGCCAGCGGCACCGTGTCGAACACCAACAAGTTTTCGGCCACGCCCCGTCGCCAGTAGACGCTCAACGTACTTGATCCCGGTCCCATCCGTCAGGGAGACCTTCCGGTTGGCCACGTCGATCGGCTACACCTCGTAACTTCTCGCGACGGCCACTCCTCCGTTCGGCGCTTCG
Encoded here:
- the LOC119766052 gene encoding uncharacterized protein LOC119766052, whose translation is MTASSPCPRSTTNLRMWVNMAERGNQQFRIGDGRRFGTTSEPAERHVCAAFGSNLLYQNPQGQPQPAMHKPASKVPHDRSQRQTVTASPPRTAAVEHCPARSSPWRSICSGLAFPFSERRPCCSTTIPRSPGRTESPTGSCTT